Below is a genomic region from Gadus morhua chromosome 4, gadMor3.0, whole genome shotgun sequence.
cctcctcccccttctcctcccccccaccatctcctcctcccccttctcctcccccacctcctcctcctcccccccccccccccccctcccccctcagggaGCTCTCCTTCATCCAGGTGATCGACGTGGGCCGGCGGTTCCTGGTGAACCGCGTGCGGGACCACATCCAGTCCAAGATCGTGTACTACCTGATGAACATCCACGTGCAGCCGCGCGCCATCTACCTCTGTCGCCACGGCGAGAGCCTGGGCAACCTGCAGGGCCGGCTGGGCGGGGACACGGGGCTGTCGCCGCGCGGGAGGAAGgtgagcacgcacacgcacacgcacacacacgcacacactcagacacacacacacacacacacacacagacacgcacacatgcacacacactaaaacatgATTCACTGTAGCCCAACCTCAATTGCGGAGTTTACTTTAACTTCGTCGTGTTTACATCTCTACGACTGATTCGTTTATAGAagctgtattttttttatatattaactTTTTATCCATAGCAAAACACAAatgattaatgtgtgtgtgtgtgtgtgtgtgtgttcgcgtgcgtgcgtgtgtgtttgcgtgcgtgcgtgtgtgtttgtttgtgtgtgtgtgtgcatgtgtgtgtgtgttcgcgtgcgtgcgtgtgtgtgtgtgtgtgttcgcgtacgtgcgtgtgtgtgtgtgtgtgtgttcgcgtgcgtgtgtgtgtgcgtgcgtctgtgtttgtgtgtgtgtgtgtgtatgtgtgtgtgtgtgtgtgtgtgtgtgtgtgtgtgtgtgtgtgtagtttgcgACGGCGCTGGCTGGCTTCGTGGAGCAGCAGAAGCCCCGGAACCTGAAGGTGTGGAGCAGCCAGCTCTGCCGGAGCATCCAGACGGCCGAGGACCTGGGGACCCCCTACGAGCAGTGGAAGGCCCTCAACGACATCGACGCTGTGAGTCCTCACTCAGTCATATTCACTCTCTCATTCATACACTCACTCATACACCTGGGGGCCCCTACCAGCAGTGGAAGGCGCTCAACGAGATTGACGCTGTGAGACCTCACTCACTcatattcactcactcactcatattcactcactcactcattcatatacactcgctcactcactcgtatactcactcactcacttactcactcacttactcactcactcactcactcagatacactcactcattcatttacgctcactcattcacacacacacacacacacacacacacacacacacacacacacacacacacacacacacacacacacacacacacacacacacacacacacacacacactcacactcttcaTTTAATCAGGACTATGgaagtgtgtatatatttagaCAGAGAACTGCAGTGTGTAGCCCTACATTGTGAGTAACAAGGAGTCtaattatagtgtgtgtgtgtgtgtgtgtgtgtgtgtgtgtgtgtgtgtgtgtgtgtgtgtgtgtgtgtgtgtgtgtgtgtgtgtgtgtgtgtgtgtgtgtgttctctactTAGGGTTTGTGTGAAGACCTGACGTACGACGAGATGAAGGAGAGGTTTCCGGAAGAGTTCGCTCTGCGAGATGAGGACAAGTACTATTACCGCTACCCATCtggagaggtacacacacacacacactcacacacacacacacacacacacacacacacacacacacacacacacacacacacacacacacacacacttacacacacacacacacacacgcacacgcacacacacacacaaatgccggAATGTTATTTAGATACACAATATCGCATTATATAAACATTAAACTGAAATCAAAACACCATATCAGTAATGAATGATGCAATATCTTCTTAAGATATGGCAAGACCTTTTCGAATAACACATCTAAAAGCACAGCCAGAAtaacatgcctgtgtgtgcgggtgtgtgcgtgtgcgtgtgtagtcgTACCAGGACCTGGTTCAGCGCGTGGAGCCGGTGATCATGGAGATGGAGCGACAGGAGAACGTTCTGGTCATCTGCCACCAGGCCGTCATGCGCTGCCTGCTGGCCTACTTCCTGGACAAGAGCGCCGGTGGGTGCACACTACAACTCCCAGCAGCCACCTGGGGCCGTCACCGGTCCAGGGAATATCTGACCTCCCTGTGCGATGTTTGTTGCCACTGTGTGATGCGCAGTGCTTCCTGtttcatgcccccccccccgcccccccccccccctcttctccacctctctgGTGGATGcagtcggcttagctcaggaggtagagcgggttgccgtgtaacctgaaggttgctagttcgatccccggctcctcctatcagagtgtcgaggtgtccctgagcgagacgcctcaccctgactgctcctgaccagctggctgtcgtccTGCGTGgctcgactccgccgtcggtgtgtgaatgtgtgcatgaacgggtgaatgtgaggcggtattgtaaagcgcttcgagtggccactggttagaaaagcgctgtattaatgcagtccgtttatcttttccttccccccccccccccccccccacagaggaGATGCCCTACCTGAAGTGTCCGCTCCACACGGTGCTGAAGCTGACGCCGGTCGCCTACGGCTGCAAGGTGGAGTCCATCTTCCTCAACGTGGAGGCGGTGAACACCCACCGCGACAGACCCGAGGTAGGCAGCCAATCAGCAAACAGACGCCCATCTAAGGGGCTTCCTCCCTCATAGGATGCTGTTCACTTTACTTTTGTGTGACTTGCTTTGAATCCTTTTCAAATGTTTGACTCAGTCTTCTGTTTGCACTTCGGTTTTGTGTCTTTGTAATGTTTTTCTAATATCTTAATGGCGCTGTATAAATAAAATGGGTTATTTTAAGTATTATGATAAATGTTTACCGAGAGGATTACCGAGCGCGGCGAGTGCTtagtctgtctttcttttttgttaaaCTTTTTTTCcatcgtctctctctttcaccctcattctcattctctctctctctctctctctctctctctctctctctctctctctctctctctctctctctctctctctctctctctctctctctctctctctctctctctctctcttccccccccccccccaggaggtgaggaggggtcCCGGGACCCTCATCCGGAGGAACAGTGTGACGCCCCTCACCAGCCCAGAGTCCAACATCAAGAAGCCGCGTATTGAGGACCTAGAGGAGAACCCCATGGGGGCTTTGAGCcacccaccctcctcttcctcctcctcttcctcttcctcgctcgGCCACtgcagccccgcccacctccccctcaccctggcAGGACAGGTGGgtcccaaacacaaacatgcacatagacacacacacacacacacacacacacacacacacacacacacacacacacacacacacacacacacacacacacacacacacacacacacacacacgtgtgtgcacgGCTGAAGGTGctgtgcacatacatacacacgcgcgcgctcatccacacacacattcatagcaacacagatagacacacacacacacactcatagaaacagacacacacacacctatatgcacacacgtgtgcatgAACACATGAAGTCCTGACATGATTTGCTTAACAAATACAATTCTCGAAGTGGTGACGGTTTAGAAATAACATTGTTCACAGTTTGTCTTCAAACGCTGATAAACACGTCAACTTTTAAGAATGGGGAAACTGTTTGGTAATCATGCACCTGTTATTTAACATTAAAACCCTTCTCCTAATCAAAAGGAACATTTCCTCATTCTTCATGTCAACAATCGACTTGTGCAAAGAGATTTAGTTTCCCTCTTAAACAAATGTTTCCCCTTTCAGGCAGAAAGCCTTTTTTCTGCCTTCATGTGAGCTGTCCAATGATTGGGCACTGTACCGGCTGTCCCCACTTCTTGTTTAAGCTCTTTTTATTatctttcttcctcctctctttcctctccctcctgctccttcctcgctgcctcccgcctcctctcctgctcctctcctccccacagcAGTGGCGTGGCAAAGTCTGCCTGTAAGTACCCACCGAGTACATGCCACTCAGACGGTGGCCACGGATGGCCAAACTTAAATGAGCAAAACGTCAACAGATGCAAATCCATTTAAAATGTTAAACTGATGGCACAGCCGAGAGGCATACGCttaataatacacacacacacacacacacacacacacacacacacacacacacacacacacacacacacacacacacacacacacacacacacacacacacacacacacacacacacacgcgcgcggcAACAAAGACATGCTTGTTCCCTTCAGTAGTACCGACAAACCCCCTAACTCTCATCACATGCTGTGTCTGCGACATCACTTCCTGCCTTACTCTTCTCCGCAAGGCCAGCTTGGAAACCGGCAGGCTCACGCAGAGTTCACTAGA
It encodes:
- the pfkfb3 gene encoding 6-phosphofructo-2-kinase/fructose-2,6-bisphosphatase 3 isoform X1, whose product is MPRELTQNRIQKIWISSKDDKSPSRRRGAGPHLANPPTVIVMVGLPARGKTYMSKKLTRYLNWIGLPTKVFNVGEYRREAVNYSSYDFFKSDNENAVKIRHQCALAALRDVKSYLTDEGGEVAVFDATNTTRDRRDMILDFGGVNGFKIFFIESVCDDPNVIASNIMEVKVSCPDYQDCNKNDAMLDFQKRIECYKAAYQPLDPDRYDRELSFIQVIDVGRRFLVNRVRDHIQSKIVYYLMNIHVQPRAIYLCRHGESLGNLQGRLGGDTGLSPRGRKFATALAGFVEQQKPRNLKVWSSQLCRSIQTAEDLGTPYEQWKALNDIDAGLCEDLTYDEMKERFPEEFALRDEDKYYYRYPSGESYQDLVQRVEPVIMEMERQENVLVICHQAVMRCLLAYFLDKSAEEMPYLKCPLHTVLKLTPVAYGCKVESIFLNVEAVNTHRDRPEEVRRGPGTLIRRNSVTPLTSPESNIKKPRIEDLEENPMGALSHPPSSSSSSSSSSLGHCSPAHLPLTLAGQNLKRKSTDCHEALQQYQ
- the pfkfb3 gene encoding 6-phosphofructo-2-kinase/fructose-2,6-bisphosphatase 3 isoform X2, translating into MPRELTQNRIQKIWISSKDDKSPSRRRGAGPHLANPPTVIVMVGLPARGKTYMSKKLTRYLNWIGLPTKVFNVGEYRREAVNYSSYDFFKSDNENAVKIRHQCALAALRDVKSYLTDEGGEVAVFDATNTTRDRRDMILDFGGVNGFKIFFIESVCDDPNVIASNIMEVKVSCPDYQDCNKNDAMLDFQKRIECYKAAYQPLDPDRYDRELSFIQVIDVGRRFLVNRVRDHIQSKIVYYLMNIHVQPRAIYLCRHGESLGNLQGRLGGDTGLSPRGRKFATALAGFVEQQKPRNLKVWSSQLCRSIQTAEDLGTPYEQWKALNDIDAGLCEDLTYDEMKERFPEEFALRDEDKYYYRYPSGESYQDLVQRVEPVIMEMERQENVLVICHQAVMRCLLAYFLDKSAEEMPYLKCPLHTVLKLTPVAYGCKVESIFLNVEAVNTHRDRPEEVRRGPGTLIRRNSVTPLTSPESNIKKPRIEDLEENPMGALSHPPSSSSSSSSSSLGHCSPAHLPLTLAGQQWRGKVCLT